In the genome of Impatiens glandulifera chromosome 6, dImpGla2.1, whole genome shotgun sequence, the window agaaaatgttttcaaataagtttaaaatcCTTTCTCGTCTTAAAGTTGGATTTGAACATGAAAATATCGACAAATTTATAAATCTATGaatacatttttctttttcattttgaaaacgCTTTCTAGAATTCCGAGTTAGAAAGTGTTTTTAAGTAGAGCCAAGAAAGAAAGGCATGTTCCTTTGTTGAAGTTCTCTAAAATCATCAGGACTCGCCATTTTCATATCGAAATCCCCTCGTAGGCCTTGTTTAACACGTCCCAATTGTCTAGAATGCAGAACTTGTTTCGATACGACTGGCAAACGAGTTGTCTGATACTCGTCAAGACCAGCCTTCAAATTATTAACAGATCCCCATTTCTCGATACACTTCCCTAATATGGCTGCATCATTTATAGCCATGTTTGTGCTTCTCAAACCATGAGGGGTAGTAGGATGAGCAGCATCCCCTACTAATACCACCAATTCGTCCCAACATAATTGCTCAATCGGCTCGCAGTCGTATATTACATTTAAGAATGGATCTTTAGTCTCTTTTATGACTCTTACCAATTCGGGTACCCAAAATTTCTCAGCTTCTTCGTGCATCCTCTCGATCATTTCATTGCTCACTTTCATCGTCACTGAATTCCCCTGCATGCACAAAAACCAGTTGTGATTTCAAATAAGTTTATTGGTTGTGTTTCCAAATGTGCCCTGTCAATTTACCTTAAGATCTGGCTCAGGCTGATTGATGTACCAAATCCAATTTATCCTTTTTCGGGGAAGTTCATAAAGAACACTATGTGTTTTGTATCCTAGATCAAAATACAAGCATTTTCCGAGATCTGGATATGCTTGCTTAAGGTCTGTTATGGTGTCGAAATCTAAAACCCCTCTCCAAGCACAATAGCCAGAGTACCTGAAATCATCATACTTCTTTAGTAAACATTGACAAAATTAACAATTATCCATCAAGATTAATAATGATTCTAAGGAATAGAACACTGTCATTCAATGGGTGATTCTGATAACTAAAAGAAAGAAACGGTCAATTCGATCCTACCAGTACAAACAATGTTTGTATCACACCCACATAGTACAAACACTGTCTGTATGCCACCCACATATACATACTAGTATTAGATCGAGCGATCAGTACAGGCCTTGCCTGTATCCCACCCACATATACGTACTAGTATTAGATCGAACCATTGCAGGCACTGTCTGTATCCCACCCACGTACTGGTAGGATCTAACTAGCCGAACTAGTACATGCACTATCTGTATTCCACCCACCTATACATACTATTAGGATCTAACTAACTGAACTAGTACAGGGATTGTCTGTATCCCACCCACCTATACATACGATCTAACTAACCGAACTAGTACAAGCATTGTCGTATCCCACTCACCTATATGTACTAGAACATGCATTATCTGTATCCCACTTACCTATACGTATTGGTAGGATCTAACTAACCAAACTAGTACAGGCATTGTCTGTATCCCACTCACCTATACGTACTAGAACATGCATTATCTGTATCCCACTTACCTATACGTATTGGTAGGATCTAACTAACCGAACTAGTACAGGCATTGTCTGTATCCCACTCACCTATACGTACTAGAACATGCATTATCTGTATCCCACTTACCTATACGTATTGGTAGGATCTAACTAACCAAACTAGTACAGGCATTGTCTGTATCCCACTCACCTATATGTACTAGAACATGCATTATCTGTATCCCACTTACCTATACGTATTGGTAGGATCTAACTAACCAAACTAGTACAGGCATTGTCTGTATCCCACTCACCTATACGTACTCCTATACGTACTAGAACAGGCATTGTCTGTATCCCACTTACATATACGTACTGGTAGGATCTAACTAACCGAAATAAACACAAGAATACTCGGGATTGGGAGCAAGAATATAAACAAAGAATTTCCTGCAGATTATCACAGACCTTAGTTTGAAATCAGGGAGAAATTTCCTCCTAATTGAAGAAAGACATCCATCAGCTGCAACAAGAAGATCACCAACAATTTCAACAATTTCTCCAGATTCATCAATTTCAGTCACTACATTGACACAGTTCTTGTCATGAGAAATCGAGAAAGAAACAAATCGATGACCCCAAAGGAAGATATCATCTGGTAATGAATTGTAAAGGAGACTATGAAGATCAGACCAATGAACTGCTCTGAAATCAAAGTGTTCATCTCTCGTTAATATAGAATTCATACGCTTCTCACAATCCGTTGCTTGATTCTGTATGGATACAGTAACGAATCTATAATTCCATTATCATCTATACTGATTTTATCAAAAAACTATAGATCTACAGTTTCGAACCTGATCAATTGTGAGAGGTAAAGTTGAATTGATAAGTGAATCGGATTCACCAAGCCATGTCTCGATGATTTTCTGAGATAATGGATCGAGACCGATTCCGGCTCCGGTTGGGGTTCCGGTCGGCGGCGAGCGCGATTTCTCGATCACCATCACTTTCCATCCTGCTCCGGTAAGCGCGTGAGCACACGATAACCCTGCTATGCTTCCTCCGACCACCACCGCCGTACCTTTCTTGACCTTAGTTTCTCCGCCGTCCATCCCTCTCTGAAGATTGAAAGCATCTAacgttaatttattaaattcaatataaacggttagattttttttgaaaaaatgttatattatctCACTGGTTGAATAGACAAATCACctacatattaatatattatattgtcggtgggttattaatatttaaaatcttttgtaAATTTTACTGACATTCATTAGATGATTCATTAGATCATGCAcgaatttttaaattaatgcgGTTCATATGATATACAAACTACATATTTAGGTTATTATTATTGATGccatatttaattttagagaAATCGTCAAACTTTTAAAATGATTGTATTCGTcctattcatattatttataatactcaGAGAATTTacgattttgatattttttttagtattttttttattttttatttttatttttatgtcatattttgttattatacttaaatgattttttatttttaatacacaTTAAACCTAAATACAGGGGCAGAGCCAAGTACAAGTCGGCCCGGGTAGTGCCAAACaaactatatgtatttaatcaataacgacggtacaTTACTGTCGTTATTGGTTATTCCCCGTCGCTAAAAGGTGTTGGCGACAAaactagcccggatagatttttttaataaaaaattagcccggaTAGGTTTCAAATCTGACTCCGTCCCTGCCTAAATAGTTAGAACATCGGTTTAATGGTTAGTTTGATTGGttacaattaaaaaattgatttaatttttttatccattaacaaatttattaaaataaattaaatatatattaattacaacCTATATACTTATTTGTATGTATAtgaacaaatacaaatattatactATTTAGTAACATAATTCATGGATTActaacataattttcaaaatacatATCATTATACATTAGAACctcgataaataaatattcgatAAATGAATAACCTcgtttaatgaaataaatttactCAGTCCAAACTTGGTCAAATTTGCTTAACGAATAACATCGCTTAATGCATTAACGAATAAATACAAATGAAGTCTTTATATGCCAtaggtaaaaataaataaataataactatatttcaaataatatattttttatttatataatatatcatgaATACATTTCAGCCAATGACTAATTTTCAAACACATTaataagtctttttttttttttttttttcgtaaaatgCCTCTAAAGTTAATGGTTTCTTTTCTCCCCAAAAATACATCCTATCCTTGATTTTGTGTAAAACATGCACCACTTCTAgaatattttgatcatgttgCATCACGTAATTTTGTATAGTGACAATAGCTTGAAAAGCTTCTCTTGAGAACACT includes:
- the LOC124941845 gene encoding aurachin C monooxygenase/isomerase, with protein sequence MDGGETKVKKGTAVVVGGSIAGLSCAHALTGAGWKVMVIEKSRSPPTGTPTGAGIGLDPLSQKIIETWLGESDSLINSTLPLTIDQNQATDCEKRMNSILTRDEHFDFRAVHWSDLHSLLYNSLPDDIFLWGHRFVSFSISHDKNCVNVVTEIDESGEIVEIVGDLLVAADGCLSSIRRKFLPDFKLRYSGYCAWRGVLDFDTITDLKQAYPDLGKCLYFDLGYKTHSVLYELPRKRINWIWYINQPEPDLKGNSVTMKVSNEMIERMHEEAEKFWVPELVRVIKETKDPFLNVIYDCEPIEQLCWDELVVLVGDAAHPTTPHGLRSTNMAINDAAILGKCIEKWGSVNNLKAGLDEYQTTRLPVVSKQVLHSRQLGRVKQGLRGDFDMKMASPDDFRELQQRNMPFFLGST